A stretch of Garra rufa chromosome 11, GarRuf1.0, whole genome shotgun sequence DNA encodes these proteins:
- the fzd9b gene encoding frizzled-9b, with the protein MGASPLKIVISLWCQMIIAASLEIASYDLERGRPAKCEPIVIPMCQGIGYNLTRMPNFMDHDNQREAAIKLNEFAPLVEYGCDVHLRFFLCSLYAPMCTDQVSTSIPACRPMCEQARQKCSPIMEKFNYAWPDSLDCSKLPTRNDPNALCMEAPENDTKTETKKGEGMLPVPPRARQPGSGNGRSGGSMGVCENPEKFQYVEKSETCAPRCSSAVDVFWSRQDKDFAFIWMAVWSTLCFVSTAFTVLTFLLDPHRFQYPERPIIFLSMCYNVYSVAFIIRSVAGAENIACDRENGELYIIQEGLESTGCTIVFLILYYFGMASSIWWVILTLTWFLAAGKKWGHEAIESHSSYFHMAAWGIPALKTIVILTMRKVAGDELTGLCYVGSMDVGALTGFVLVPLSCYLVIGTSFILTGFVALFHIRKVMKTEGTNTEKLEKLMVKIGIYSILYTVPATCVIICYFYERLNMDYWKFRGLQSKCTTFPGRRNEDCSLESSVPTVAVFMLKIFMSLVVGITSGVWVWSSKTLQTWQGLCSRKLTDRTCRKHCSGSCSTSHCHYKAPAVILHMSKTDPYLDCPTHV; encoded by the coding sequence ATGGGAGCTTCACCTCTGAAAATAGTGATTTCTCTTTGGTGTCAAATGATCATTGCTGCTAGTTTAGAGATTGCCTCCTATGATCTGGAGAGAGGGCGACCGGCTAAATGCGAGCCTATCGTCATCCCTATGTGCCAGGGTATTGGATACAACCTCACCAGGATGCCTAATTTCATGGACCATGACAATCAGAGGGAAGCTGCGATTAAGCTCAATGAATTCGCTCCTCTGGTGGAATATGGCTGTGATGTGCATTTGAGGTTTTTTCTTTGCTCTCTCTACGCACCTATGTGCACGGACCAAGTTTCCACATCCATCCCCGCCTGCCGTCCGATGTGCGAACAGGCACGTCAGAAGTGCTCGCCCATCATGGAGAAGTTCAATTACGCCTGGCCTGATTCTTTGGACTGCTCTAAACTGCCCACCAGAAATGACCCCAACGCTCTGTGCATGGAAGCCCCGGAAAATGACACCAAAACCGAAACTAAGAAAGGCGAGGGAATGCTGCCTGTGCCGCCCAGAGCGAGGCAGCCGGGCTCTGGGAACGGACGCTCAGGGGGAAGCATGGGAGTTTGTGAGAATCCAGAAAAGTTCCAGTATGTGGAAAAGAGCGAGACGTGCGCTCCGCGGTGCTCGTCGGCTGTGGATGTGTTCTGGTCCAGACAGGATAAGGACTTTGCTTTCATTTGGATGGCTGTTTGGTCCACTCTGTGCTTCGTATCCACAGCTTTCACGGTTCTAACCTTCCTGCTTGACCCCCATCGCTTTCAGTACCCAGAGCGGCCCATTATCTTCCTCTCCATGTGCTACAACGTTTACTCAGTCGCCTTCATCATTCGATCCGTCGCCGGGGCGGAGAACATTGCCTGCGACCGTGAAAACGGCGAGTTGTATATTATCCAGGAAGGCCTGGAAAGTACAGGTTGCACTATAGTCTTTCTCATCCTCTACTATTTTGGCATGGCGAGCTCCATCTGGTGGGTCATCCTCACTCTCACTTGGTTCCTGGCGGCAGGGAAGAAATGGGGTCACGAGGCGATCGAGTCGCACAGCAGCTACTTCCACATGGCCGCCTGGGGCATACCTGCGCTGAAGACCATAGTCATCCTCACCATGAGAAAAGTGGCAGGCGACGAGCTCACCGGACTGTGCTATGTGGGCAGTATGGATGTGGGGGCGTTAACGGGCTTCGTCCTCGTGCCTCTGTCCTGTTACCTCGTCATCGGGACGTCTTTCATCCTGACTGGCTTTGTGGCACTTTTCCACATTCGGAAGGTGATGAAGACTGAAGGCACCAACACTGAAAAGCTAGAAAAGCTGATGGTGAAAATTGGCATCTACTCAATCCTGTACACAGTTCCCGCCACCTGCGTCATCATCTGCTACTTCTACGAGCGCCTCAACATGGACTACTGGAAATTCAGAGGGCTGCAAAGTAAGTGCACCACATTCCCGGGTCGGAGGAACGAGGACTGCTCGCTGGAGTCTTCGGTGCCCACTGTGGCTGTGTTCATGCTGAAGATCTTCATGTCGCTGGTGGTGGGCATCACCAGCGGCGTGTGGGTCTGGAGCTCCAAGACGCTACAGACTTGGCAGGGGCTGTGTAGCAGGAAGTTGACAGACAGGACTTGCAGGAAGCATTGCAGCGGGAGCTGCAGCACCAGTCACTGCCACTACAAAGCACCTGCCGTTATACTGCACATGTCAAAGACTGATCCCTACTTAGACTGTCCCACGCATGTATGA